Proteins encoded within one genomic window of Pseudorasbora parva isolate DD20220531a chromosome 3, ASM2467924v1, whole genome shotgun sequence:
- the mmab gene encoding corrinoid adenosyltransferase — translation MMLSFVTRSTGLHRALRLGTCMSIKQMQSVCGNEIRYASTSEENRRIPKIYTKTGDKGFSSTFTGERRPKEDLIFDALGTTDELSSAIGLAREFCIDSGHSFTDQLEKIQCVLQDVGSNIATPRSSARDSHIQKTKFSSQAVIELERWIDSLTEELPPLTNFILPSGGKSSAALHVARVVCRRAERCVAPVVRSGETDPEVARYLNRLSDYLFTVARYAAMKEGNAETIYKRPE, via the exons ATGATGTTATCTTTCGTGACCAGGTCCACAGGTCTTCACCGTGCCCTTCGTTTAGGGACATGTATGAGCATAAAGCAGATGCAGTCTGTGTGTGGGAATGAAATAAG GTATGCCAGCACATCTGAAGAAAACAGAAGAATTCCCAAGATATACACAAAAACTGGAGATAAAG GCTTTTCCAGTACCTTCACAGGTGAGAGGAGACCAAAGGAGGATCTTATATTTGATGCTTTGGGAACAACGGATGAATTATCATCAGCAATTGG GTTAGCAAGAGAATTTTGCATTGACAGTGGCCATTCGTTCACAGATCAGCTGGAGAAG ATCCAGTGTGTACTACAGGATGTAGGATCAAATATCGCCACTCCACGGTCCTCGGCTAGAGACAGTCACATCC AGAAAACGAAGTTCAGCTCTCAAGCTGTGATTGAGTTGGAAAGGTGGATTGATTCACTGACTGAGGAGCTGCCTCCTCTCACCAACTTCATACTTCCT TCAGGAGGGAAAAGCAGCGCAGCTTTACATGTGGCCAGAGTAGTGTGTCGACGGGCTGAACGCTG TGTTGCCCCTGTTGTCCGTTCGGGTGAGACAGACCCTGAAGTTGCCAGATATCTGAACAG ATTGAGTGACTACTTGTTCACGGTGGCTAGGTATGCTGCAATGAAAGAGGGAAATGCAGAAACCATCTACAAAAGACCTGAATAG